The DNA window GGTCAACAACGCCGGCATCCTCGTCGATGAACCCGGCAAGCCGGTGTCGGCGCAGAGCCTGGACACCTGGCGCAAGACCTTCGACACCAATGTGTTCGGCGTGATCGCGGTGACCCAGGCGTTCCTGCCGCTGATCCGGCAGTCGCCGGCCGGACGCATCGTCAACGTGTCCAGCATCCTGGGCTCGGTGGCGCTGCACAAGGATCCCGCCTCGCCGATCTACGACTTCAAGGTGCCGGCGTACAACGTGTCCAAGAGCGCAGTGAATGCGTGGACCGTGCAGCTGGCTTACGAACTGCGCGACACCCCGATCAAGGTCAACACCATCCACCCCGGTTACGTGCGCACCGACATGAATGCCGGTGAAGGCGAACTGGAAATCGCCGACGGCGCGCGCACCAGCGTGGCGCTGGCGTTGATCGACAACGACGGCCCGACGGCGGGCTTCTACTACCAGGATCAGGAACTGCCATGGTAATCCGTCCTCTCATCACCCTACTCGCCGCCTCGCTGCTGGCTGCCTGCGCCACGGTGGGGCCGGATTACCGCGCGCCGGAACTGGCGCCGGCCGCCCTGCCCAGCGCGCAGGCCGACTCCTTCACCGCCGAACGGCCGGTCGCCAACTGGTGGTCGCAGTTTGGCGATCCCACCCTGGATCAGCTGATTGCCGACGGCCTGGCCGCCAATCCGGATCTGTGGATTGCCGCCTCGCGCGTGGCCGAGGCGCGCGCGGTGTTCAGCGAACGTCGCCTCGATCTGGCGCCACACGTGACGCTCGGCGCCGAACAGACCCGCAGCAAGCAAGCGGTGCCGGGCGCGGGTCGCGTTGAAACCGAAGTGGACAGCGTCGGCTTCGATGCGGCCTGGGAACTGGATCTGTTTGGCCGCGTGCGCCGCTCCGCCGAGGCCGCGCATGCGGATCTGCAGGCGCAACGCAACGACATGGCGGCCATGCAGGTCAGTGTCGCCGCCGAACTGGCGCGCAACTACTTCGAGTTGCGTGGCTACCAGCAACGGCTCGAGGTGGCGCGCAAGACCCTGGACAACCTCGGCGAGACCCAGCGCCTGACCGAATCGCGCTGGCGCCTGGGCGCCGGCACCGAACTGGAAGTGCAGAGCAGCCTGGCGCGGATGAAGGCAATCGAAGCCAGCCTGCCGGTCCTGGAAACGGCCGAGGCGCAGTCGCGTCATCGCATCGAGGTGCTGACGGGTCGGCGACCCGGCACCCTGGATGCGGTATTGGTCGCACGCCCGACGCCGGCGCTGGTGAAGGCTTTGGCGATTGGCGATACCACCCAGTTGTTGCGGCAACGTCCGGACGTGCGCGCGGCAGAACGCCGCTTGGCCTCCGCCACGGCACGCGTCGGCGTGGCCACCGCAGACCTGTTCCCGCGCGTCAGCATCCGCGGTTTCGTCGGGTTTCTTGCCGGGGATTTCAGCGGCCTGGTCAATGGCGACAACAAGGCCTGGGCGGTGACGCCGTCGGTGAGCTGGGCGGCCTTCGACCTGGGCAGCGTGCGTGCGCGCTTGCGTGCGACCGAGGCACAGAATGATGGCGCACTGGCCGAGTATGAAAAGGCCGTGCTGGCGGCGCTGGAAGATACCGAGAACGCGCTGATGGGCTATGGCAAACGACAGACGCAGTTGTTGCGCGTCAGCGAACAGGCCAACGCAGCCCGGCGTGCTTCGGAGTTGGCCGACGCGCGCTATCGCGCCGGTGCGTCCGACTTCCTGACCCTGCTCGATGCACAGCGTACCCAGCTGGCCGCCGACGATGCCTTGGCGCAGGCCGAAGCCGGCGTCAACGTGGGCGTGGTGGCGGTGTACAAGTCGCTCGGTGGCTGGGGCGAGGCCGATGTCGATCCCACGCTGGCAAGCGTGGGTCACTACTGACGCCAGAGAATTGCCCCACCCCTCCTTCCGGCCGCCAGGGCCGGAAGGTGTCCCGCACCTGCTCTCCAGCAAACGGGACCTGGGGTGAGGGCAAAAGCCTCTCAGGCGCGACGCCAGACCGTGCGTCCTAGCACCAGGCCCAGATCCGCCGCCATCTCGCGGAAGCAAGCGGCCAGCTGGCGCGTCGACAACGTCAACGAAGCGTCGGCACCGCGCTCGTCGCCCGCCGCGATCATGTCGGCGTACAACGCCATGCGATCGCGCAACTGGATCAACTCCAGTTGCGTGTCTTCGCTGAAACAGTAAACCCCCGGCTCGGCTTGCGTAGTGACATCCATCGCTTGCTGCACGTTTCCTGCTCCTGCGAAATCGCGACCGAGTGTGATTTTTTGCACGCATCAGGAACACCCGTCCTGCGTCTCCACCATTGCATATGTTTCATCGATAGAGAAGACTGTTTGCCCGCGATCCCGTGCTCCGGTTAGCGTAAGCACATGGTCAAAGTCAGCGACACCTTAGGGAAGAGATTGCTGCAGGCAAGAAGCGCCAGCGGAATGACGCAAGGCGAGCTGGCCGAAGCTGTCGGAATCACGCAGCCGAGTTATTCCGCACTGGAGCGGGATATCAGCAAGAGCACCAGCAAGATCGGTTCGCTCGCACGATTGTTGGGCGTGGACGCCTACTGGCTGGAAACGGGCGAAGGTGCGATGCGCCGTTCGGGTCTTTCCGAAGCACTCACCGATTATGCGCTGCCACCGGAGACGCGCCGGATTCTGCATTCGCTCGGAAAAATGACGGAGCGCAAGCGCAAGGCCTTGCTGGAGTTGATCAGCTACTCCGAGTGACGCAGGCCAGCGGCTCAGCGCAGCGTGCCGGCGGGAATGATCAACGGTTCCAGGTCATGGCCCATGGCGGCGGCGCGTGCCTTGAGGGATTCGAAGCGCGCACGCTCCATGCTGGGTGAGCGCGACAGTATCCACAGATAGTCGCGATCCGGCTCACCGACGATTGCCCACTGATAGTCGGGATCGATCGCGATCACCCAATAGTCCGCCCACACGAAGGGCAACCACGACAACCACCCGGGTGCGAAACTCACTTCCAGGCGTGCGGGATGTCCGGGCACCGGCCTGGCAACGCCCTCGGCCACCTCCGTGCCCTTGGCGGTGCGACAGGTATTGCGGACCGCGATGCTGCCATCCGGCTTCACCGTGTAGTTGGCGGTGATATCGGTGAGGCAATCCTTCTGGTATCGCATGGGCAGGTGGGCAATCTCATACCACTGCCCGGCGTAGCGTGGCACATCCAGCCGAGGTACCGAGGTCAACGGCTGCGCGGCCTGGGAAGCGGCGGTGATCAGCAACAGGCCCAGCATCAGCAGCAAGCGTGCCATCGTTCAATCCTTCTTCTGCGGGAAAAGGTACGAGCGTGGGATGCGGCGAATACAAGAAGGGCCGCGGGATGTTCTCTTCGCTGGAAAACACCCCGCGACCCGTGCCACCTGCTGCAGGCCGCGGCGGGATGCGGCCCGGGAAACGTTGCCGGCTTACGGCTTGCCCACCTTCAAGCCCTTGCTGTCGACCTTGCTGACACCCTTGATGGCGCGCGATACCGACACGGCCTTGTCGATCTGCGCCTGGCTGTCGACGCGACCGCTCAGGCTGACCACGCCGTTGACCGTTTCCACCTTGATATCCAGGCCGGAAACATCTTCCGTGGCCAGCAGATCCGCCTTCACCTTGGTGGTGATCCAGGTATCGCTGGCGGGTTGCTCCGACTCACCCTTGTGCTTGTCGGCCTGCGCCCGGTTCTGTTCTTCCGGCTCGGTTTCAGGCAGGGCAAGCACGGTGGCAGTGGCGAACAGCAGTCCGCTGCTCAGTGCGGCGGTCAGCAGCGTCCTGGAAGCATGCGTGGACTTCATGGAAGATCCTCCTGCGTGGTGTTGATGAGAGCGAAGTCTTGCCACGCCGTCGTACAGTGAGCGTGAAAAGCAGCGTTACCGCATCGGCAAGGTTGGAGCGCATTCAGGTGACAGGCGCGGCCCTGCCAGTGCCATGTCGATTGGCAGCATGAATCTCCGCACGCCCTGGCCGTCTTCGCGCTCGCTGCGTTTCAACTCATAATCCATCCCTCTTCAGCGGATTCGTGCGATGACGACCCCACTCAATGTCGCCCTGATTGGCTATGGATATGTCGGCAAGGTGTTCCACGCCCCCCTGCTGTCGCATACGCCCGGTTTTCATCTGCATACGGTGGTCTCCCGCGATGCCGGCAAGGTCCATGCGGACCTGCCGCACATGCGCGTGGTGGCGGACGCGCAGCAGGCCTTTGCCGATCCGGCCATTGATCTGGTGGTGATCGCCTCGCCCAACGACAGCCATGCGTCGTTGGCGTTGGCGGCGTTGGACCATGGCAAGCATGTGGTGGTGGACAAGCCGTTCACCGTGACCGTGGCCGAGGCGGAATCGGTCATCGCCCGCGCCCGCGACCGTGGAAGACTGGTGAGTGTTTTCCAGAACCGGCGCTGGGACGCGGATTTCCTGACCGTGCAGCAGCTGGTCCGCGACGATGTATTGGGTGACATCGCCGAATTGCATTCGCATTTTGATCGCTACCGACCGCAAGTGCAGTCGCGCTGGCGCGAGAGTGCCGCGGCGGGCGCCGGCCTGTGGTTCGACCTGGGGCCGCATCTGCTCGATCAGGCGGTGCAACTGTTCGGCATGCCGCTGGCCTTGCAGGTAGATCTGGCCCTGCAGCGCCAGGACGCGCAGGCGCCTGACTACTTCCATGCGCAGCTTCGTTACCGCCGGTGCCGCGTGCATCTGCATGCGGGAAGCCTGGTCGCCGCCAACGGACTCCGCTTTGCCGTCCATGGGCAGCGCGGCAGCTATCAGAAGCACGGGCTCGATGGGCAGGAACAGGCGCTGCGCGCCGGCACGCAGCCGGGCGAGATGGGGTGGGGCGAAGACTCGGAATCCGGTCGCCTCGAGCTGGTCGATGGCGAAGGCCATGTCTCCGTGCAGACCCTGCCCAGCCAACCCGGCGACTACCGGCGCTACTACCAGGCCATGCATGCGGCCATGGTCGATGGCACGCCGCCGCCGGTAAGCGCAGAGCAGGCACTGGCGCTGATGCGCCTGATCGCGTTGGGTGAACGCAGCAATGCCGAGCGTCGCGAGCTCACCGTGGCGTGATGCCGTGTGCCGCAGTGCGGCATGCGGAAAGGCCTTCGGCACGCAACGCCGGGAGTACAATGGCGCGTCCCCTGCCATCACGATTCCGTTCGCCTTGAGCGGACCGCAGGGATGAGCGTTGCCCGTTTTCCTGCACCTCCACCGGACGACTGCCCCCGCATGTTCCGATTCTTCGAAAAACAAATCGACATCTACCCGGCCGGCGAGCCGGCGACGCCACCGCGCACGCTGTTCGCGTTCCTGCTGCATTTCTCGCGTCCGCTGGTGCCCTGGCTGCTGGTGATGTCGCTGCTGACCGGCACCATCTCCGCACTGGAAATCGTGTTCTTCGATTTCATGGGCGATCTGGTCGACTGGCTGGGCAAGGCCGATCGCGCCACCTTCTTCGCCGTCCACGGGCAGACCCTGCTCGGCATGGCGGCGCTGGTGGTGGTGGTTTTTCCGCTGCTGGTGCTGCTGCAGGCGCTGATCATCCACCAGACGATCTGGGGCAACTACCCGATGATCGCGCGCTGGTTGTCGCACCGCTATCTGTTGCGCCAGAGCGTGTCGTTCTTCCAGGACGAATTCGCCGGGCGCATTTCGCAAAAGGTCATGCAGACGGCGCTGTCGATCCGCGAGACCGTGATGAAGCTGATGGACGTGTTCGTCTACGTCGTCGTCTACTTCGTCGGTACCGCGATCCTGGTGGGCCGGGCCGATATCCGCCTGGTCATTCCGCTGGTGCTGTGGCTGGCAGGCTACATCGCCATCCTGGTGATCTTCGTGCCGCGCCTGCAGAAGGTGTCCGCCGAGCAGTCCGATGCGCGTGCGCAGATGACCGGCCGCATCGTCGACAGCTACACCAACATCCAGACCATCAAGCTGTTCGCGCACACCCTGCGCGAACAGGACTACGCGCGCGATGCGATGGACGAGTTCATGGTCACGGTGCACCGGCAGATGCGCCTGGTGACCCTGCTGACGGTCAGCCTGCACAGCATCAATGCCTTGCTGCTGGCGAGCATCGGCGGTATCGCCGTGCTGGCCTGGCAGCAGGGCGGGATTTCACTGGGCGCGATCGCCGTGGCGATCGCCCTGGTGATGCGCATCCGCTCGATGTCGGACTGGATCCTGTGGGAAGTGGCCGGCCTGTTCGAGAACATCGGCACCGTGCAGGACGGCATGCAGACCATCGCCCAGCCGCTGGCCATCACCGATGCCGGCGCGCGCGAGCTGGAAGTGGAGCACGGCGAGATCCGTTTCGAGCACCTGCAGTTCCACTACGGTCGCCAGTCCAAGGTGATCCAGGATCTGTCGCTGGTGATCAAGCCGGGCGAGAAGGTCGGCATCGTCGGGCGCTCCGGCGCCGGCAAATCCACCCTGGTCAACCTGCTACTGCGTTTCTACGACCTGGAAGGCGGGCGCATCCTGATCGACCGCCAGGACATCGCGCAGGTCACCCAGGAATCGCTGCGCGGCAATATCGGCATGGTCACCCAGGACACCTCGCTGCTGCACCGTTCGATCCGCGACAACATCCGCTACGGGCGTCCCGATGCCAGCGAAGGCATGATCGAACGCGCAGCGCAGCAGGCGCATGCCGACGAGTTCATCCGCACCCTGACCGACGCCAAGGGACGCAGCGCCTACGACACCCATGTCGGCGAGCGCGGCGTCAAGCTTTCCGGTGGCCAGCGCCAGCGCGTGGCCATCGCCCGCGTGCTGCTCAAGGATGCGCCGATCCTGGTGCTGGACGAGGCGACGTCCGCACTGGACTCGGAAATCGAGGCTGCCATCCAGGAGCAGCTGTACGCATTGATGGAGGGCAAGACGGTGATCGCGATTGCCCATCGTCTGTCCACCATCGCCGTACTCGATCGCCTGGTGGTGATGGACGAAGGCCGGATCATCGAGACCGGCAGCCACGAAGAACTGCTCGCACAGGACGGGCTGTACGCCGCGCTGTGGCGTCGCCAATCCGGTGGCTTCATCGGCCTGGATCTGAGCGAAGCGCACTGACTGGCAGGCGTCACGCCTGCAGTGGGCTGGCTACTGATTGGTAGCCAGCCCGGATGCCGTCACGGCGCGGCGGCCACCGGCTGCAGCGGCGGCGCCTTCCAGGAACCGTCCAACGCCTCGGGTTTCGGCCAGTACAGGCGCATCGCAAGGAAGAATGGCCCTTTGGGCGCCGGCAGCCAGTTGGCTTCCTTGTCCTTGCCCGGCGATTCGTGCTGCACGTAGATCGTCACCCCGCCATCGGCGTCCTTCTTCAGCGATGGCAACATCGAGGAATTGATCAGATAGCGGTTGAGCGGATTGACGCTGAGCAGGCTGGAGGGCAGTTCGTACAGCGTCACCGACCAGAATGCGTTCACGGGCGGCAACTGATCGGCGGCCAGGCGCAGCGTGTAGCCGCCACCGGCGCCGTCCAGCTTGGCGCCGTTGGCGTCGACGAAGTACGCCGGATAGATCGCTTCATCCTTAGAGTTGCCATAGATGCCCAGCACGGCCCCGGCCATCCGCCGCAGATAGTTGCCCTGCAGGTGATCGCGCGTGCCAAAGGCGTCGGCGCTGCTTTCCTTGCCGGTGTCGATCTGGCCCAGCTTGTAGTCGTTGAAGGTCTTCCAGGCCGCAGCGATGCCGTCGTCGACGGCCTTGCGCGTTTCCGGCGGCAGTTGCGCGGGATCGAAGGGCTTGCCGGCGCCCACGCCGATCTTCGCGAAGCGTGCCATCAGATCGGTCTCGCTGGGCACGGGCGGGGTGAACTGCAGCAGGAAGTTGAGCACCCGGAAGAACTCCGGCGAGGTCTTCTGCTGCTCGGGCGTCAGCGGTGCGATGAAGTCGATCTTCGGAGCGGGCGGCGGCGGCGCGGTCTTCAGGAAGCTCGACAAGGGCTGCGCCTTGTAGCCGGCCTGGATCTTCTTGACCTTGTCGATGTCCTTGGCGTCGAACAGCTGCGTGCGGAACAGCACAAAGGCCAGCTGCGTCTCCGAGCGGATCACCTGCTTGATGCCGGCCGGCGTGTCGCCCTTCCAGTCCGGTCCGGCCAGCAGGTAATTGCCGGCGTCATTGCCGGTGGCGCGACTGCCCACGTAGGCGAAGTTGTAGGTGTACATGTCGACGAACTGCGCCGAGTAGTAGCGGCCCTTCTCCACCGCCGGCACGCTGATGACCAGCGGCTCGGCGCGCAGATCCGCGCCCAGCGCCGAGTACGGCGTGTCCGAGTTGGGTGTCTGGATGGTCTTGTCATCCGGGGTGAACACGCGCGCGGTGTTGTGGATTTCGTTCCAGCCACCCTTGTATTCCGGACTCTTGCTATCGACGAAGTACGAATACTGCACGCGATAGTTGTCGACCATCGGATAGCCGTAGATATAGGCCTCCTTGGCGATGTCGGTCAGTTCGTTGCTGGCGGTCACGGCGGGGGCCGTGGCGGCGGGCGCCGCATCGGTGGCGGGGGCGACGGCTTCGGGTTCGCGCTTGCAGCCGGGCAGTGCCAGCGCGACAGCCGCGGCGCAGGCCACGGGCAGGAACCAACGGGAAT is part of the Pseudoxanthomonas indica genome and encodes:
- a CDS encoding XAC0095 family protein is translated as MQQAMDVTTQAEPGVYCFSEDTQLELIQLRDRMALYADMIAAGDERGADASLTLSTRQLAACFREMAADLGLVLGRTVWRRA
- a CDS encoding BON domain-containing protein — protein: MKSTHASRTLLTAALSSGLLFATATVLALPETEPEEQNRAQADKHKGESEQPASDTWITTKVKADLLATEDVSGLDIKVETVNGVVSLSGRVDSQAQIDKAVSVSRAIKGVSKVDSKGLKVGKP
- a CDS encoding efflux transporter outer membrane subunit, with the translated sequence MVIRPLITLLAASLLAACATVGPDYRAPELAPAALPSAQADSFTAERPVANWWSQFGDPTLDQLIADGLAANPDLWIAASRVAEARAVFSERRLDLAPHVTLGAEQTRSKQAVPGAGRVETEVDSVGFDAAWELDLFGRVRRSAEAAHADLQAQRNDMAAMQVSVAAELARNYFELRGYQQRLEVARKTLDNLGETQRLTESRWRLGAGTELEVQSSLARMKAIEASLPVLETAEAQSRHRIEVLTGRRPGTLDAVLVARPTPALVKALAIGDTTQLLRQRPDVRAAERRLASATARVGVATADLFPRVSIRGFVGFLAGDFSGLVNGDNKAWAVTPSVSWAAFDLGSVRARLRATEAQNDGALAEYEKAVLAALEDTENALMGYGKRQTQLLRVSEQANAARRASELADARYRAGASDFLTLLDAQRTQLAADDALAQAEAGVNVGVVAVYKSLGGWGEADVDPTLASVGHY
- a CDS encoding ABC transporter ATP-binding protein, yielding MFRFFEKQIDIYPAGEPATPPRTLFAFLLHFSRPLVPWLLVMSLLTGTISALEIVFFDFMGDLVDWLGKADRATFFAVHGQTLLGMAALVVVVFPLLVLLQALIIHQTIWGNYPMIARWLSHRYLLRQSVSFFQDEFAGRISQKVMQTALSIRETVMKLMDVFVYVVVYFVGTAILVGRADIRLVIPLVLWLAGYIAILVIFVPRLQKVSAEQSDARAQMTGRIVDSYTNIQTIKLFAHTLREQDYARDAMDEFMVTVHRQMRLVTLLTVSLHSINALLLASIGGIAVLAWQQGGISLGAIAVAIALVMRIRSMSDWILWEVAGLFENIGTVQDGMQTIAQPLAITDAGARELEVEHGEIRFEHLQFHYGRQSKVIQDLSLVIKPGEKVGIVGRSGAGKSTLVNLLLRFYDLEGGRILIDRQDIAQVTQESLRGNIGMVTQDTSLLHRSIRDNIRYGRPDASEGMIERAAQQAHADEFIRTLTDAKGRSAYDTHVGERGVKLSGGQRQRVAIARVLLKDAPILVLDEATSALDSEIEAAIQEQLYALMEGKTVIAIAHRLSTIAVLDRLVVMDEGRIIETGSHEELLAQDGLYAALWRRQSGGFIGLDLSEAH
- a CDS encoding helix-turn-helix domain-containing protein, with amino-acid sequence MVKVSDTLGKRLLQARSASGMTQGELAEAVGITQPSYSALERDISKSTSKIGSLARLLGVDAYWLETGEGAMRRSGLSEALTDYALPPETRRILHSLGKMTERKRKALLELISYSE
- a CDS encoding lipocalin family protein; protein product: MARLLLMLGLLLITAASQAAQPLTSVPRLDVPRYAGQWYEIAHLPMRYQKDCLTDITANYTVKPDGSIAVRNTCRTAKGTEVAEGVARPVPGHPARLEVSFAPGWLSWLPFVWADYWVIAIDPDYQWAIVGEPDRDYLWILSRSPSMERARFESLKARAAAMGHDLEPLIIPAGTLR
- a CDS encoding oxidoreductase produces the protein MTTPLNVALIGYGYVGKVFHAPLLSHTPGFHLHTVVSRDAGKVHADLPHMRVVADAQQAFADPAIDLVVIASPNDSHASLALAALDHGKHVVVDKPFTVTVAEAESVIARARDRGRLVSVFQNRRWDADFLTVQQLVRDDVLGDIAELHSHFDRYRPQVQSRWRESAAAGAGLWFDLGPHLLDQAVQLFGMPLALQVDLALQRQDAQAPDYFHAQLRYRRCRVHLHAGSLVAANGLRFAVHGQRGSYQKHGLDGQEQALRAGTQPGEMGWGEDSESGRLELVDGEGHVSVQTLPSQPGDYRRYYQAMHAAMVDGTPPPVSAEQALALMRLIALGERSNAERRELTVA
- a CDS encoding DUF1254 domain-containing protein; amino-acid sequence: MIHSRWFLPVACAAAVALALPGCKREPEAVAPATDAAPAATAPAVTASNELTDIAKEAYIYGYPMVDNYRVQYSYFVDSKSPEYKGGWNEIHNTARVFTPDDKTIQTPNSDTPYSALGADLRAEPLVISVPAVEKGRYYSAQFVDMYTYNFAYVGSRATGNDAGNYLLAGPDWKGDTPAGIKQVIRSETQLAFVLFRTQLFDAKDIDKVKKIQAGYKAQPLSSFLKTAPPPPAPKIDFIAPLTPEQQKTSPEFFRVLNFLLQFTPPVPSETDLMARFAKIGVGAGKPFDPAQLPPETRKAVDDGIAAAWKTFNDYKLGQIDTGKESSADAFGTRDHLQGNYLRRMAGAVLGIYGNSKDEAIYPAYFVDANGAKLDGAGGGYTLRLAADQLPPVNAFWSVTLYELPSSLLSVNPLNRYLINSSMLPSLKKDADGGVTIYVQHESPGKDKEANWLPAPKGPFFLAMRLYWPKPEALDGSWKAPPLQPVAAAP
- a CDS encoding SDR family oxidoreductase, yielding MNNSSKIALVTGATRGIGLHTVRQLAEAGVHTLLAGRDREKSVQAALQLQAEGLPVEAITLDVTDAASIAQAVSAVEARHGRLDILVNNAGILVDEPGKPVSAQSLDTWRKTFDTNVFGVIAVTQAFLPLIRQSPAGRIVNVSSILGSVALHKDPASPIYDFKVPAYNVSKSAVNAWTVQLAYELRDTPIKVNTIHPGYVRTDMNAGEGELEIADGARTSVALALIDNDGPTAGFYYQDQELPW